From a region of the Arachis ipaensis cultivar K30076 chromosome B09, Araip1.1, whole genome shotgun sequence genome:
- the LOC110266757 gene encoding uncharacterized protein LOC110266757 — protein MSYFLGIEVRNQPDNSVVLSQTKYIKDLLKNAAMSDAKGMLTPMTLALKLSVSGDAKVHNSQLYRSIIGGLQYTTISRLDITFTGNDIDDRKSTNGFCIYLGPNLISWASKKQDVVSRSSTEA, from the exons ATGAGCTATTTTCTTGGAATTGAGGTCAGAAATCAACCAGACAATTCAGTTGTACTCAGTCAAACAAAGTACATAAAGGATTTGCTGAAGAATGCTGCCATGAGTGATGCAAAAGGCATGCTGACCCCTATGACTTTAGCACTAAAACTTTCTGTATCAGGTGACGCCAAAGTTCATAATTCACAACTATACAGGTCAATCATTGGTGGGCTGCAATATACAACCATTTCTAGGCTTGACATCACCTTTACA GGTAATGATATTGATGATAGAAAGTCCACCAATGGTTTCTGCATCTACCTGGGTCCGAACCTGATATCTTGGGCAAGTAAAAAACAAGATGTTGTCTCAAGAAGTAGCACCGAAGCATAA
- the LOC107616804 gene encoding cytochrome P450 CYP82D47-like, whose amino-acid sequence MMKSDIITMDYSLSLPTITLISLTLFFLYNIWRIITKKPSIHQKESNIIKQPPQPFVALPLIGHLHLLGTKTPLHRTFASLADKYGPVFQIYFGSLPAIVISNKEGIKECFTKNDKVLASRTPSSRGTHLAYNNAAFGFAPYGPYWAKQRKLAVLELLSSRRLESLRHVYESEIDTLIKDLLIHLSNNNSSMVVMSEWFERLTFNVITKIVAGKRYFSYLEDVDDLEAHKVVNLVKEFMQLAGGFVLSDAIPLLRWIGVEGRVLKSMKRIGRDLDTLIGRWVEEHKMKGNMVNSSSEKQDFIDVMLSIVEDDPESGHSRDTIIKAHVMNLILAGTETTSTTMTWILAALMNNKHSLKLAQEEINHHVGKDRKVEASDIKNLTYLQAIFKETLWLYPPTPLLLPHGASSDCSINGYYVPKGADVFLNVWKLHRDPSIWSEPEKFSPERFINGDGEVDEGHHFEYLPFGLGRRACPGFTLATQVILITVARLLQGFDFHLFMDEPVDMREGFGLTLLKLNPLQICLTPLVTTELYQSHIY is encoded by the exons ATGATGAAATCAGATATCATTACCATGGATTATTCCCTTTCACTTCCAACAATAACGTTGATATCCCTAACTTTATTTTTTCTCTACAACATATGGAGAATAATTACGAAAAAACCTAGTATTCATCAAAAAGAAAGTAACATTATTAAACAACCGCCACAACCATTTGTTGCATTACCATTAATTGGTCACCTCCATTTACTAGGAACCAAAACACCACTTCACAGAACCTTTGCTTCTTTGGCTGATAAATATGGCCCTGTATTCCAAATCTACTTTGGATCATTACCTGCCATTGTTATCTCCAACAAAGAAGGAATCAAAGAATGCTTCACAAAAAATGACAAAGTTCTGGCCTCGCGCACCCCTTCGAGCCGTGGAACTCACCTTGCTTATAACAATGCTGCGTTTGGATTTGCTCCTTATGGACCCTATTGGGCAAAACAGAGGAAGCTAGCCGTTCTTGAACTCCTCTCTTCGCGCCGCCTCGAATCGTTGAGGCATGTTTATGAATCCGAGATTGATACTTTGATCAAGGATCTCTTGATACACCTTAGCAACAATAATTCTTCTATGGTTGTCATGAGTGAATGGTTTGAACGCTTAACATTTAATGTGATCACAAAAATTGTTGCGGGAAAGAGATATTTTAGTTACTTGGAAGATGTGGATGATTTAGAAGCACATAAAGTTGTGAATCTTGTAAAAGAGTTCATGCAATTGGCTGGTGGATTTGTTCTTTCGGATGCAATTCCATTGCTTAGATGGATTGGTGTGGAAGGGAGAGTTCTTAAATCAATGAAGAGAATTGGAAGAGATTTGGACACACTCATTGGAAGGTGGGTTGAAGAGCATAAGATGAAGGGTAATATGGTAAATAGCTCAAGTGAAAAGCAAGATTTCATTGATGTCATGCTATCTATTGTTGAAGATGATCCTGAGTCTGGACATTCTCGTGACACTATCATTAAGGCACATGTTATG AATCTTATCCTAGCGGGGACGGAAACAACATCAACAACAATGACATGGATCCTTGCAGCATTAATGAACAATAAACATTCATTGAAGCTAGCACAAGAAGAGATTAACCATCACGTAGGTAAGGACAGAAAGGTAGAAGCATCAGATATAAAAAACCTTACTTATTTACAAGCAATTTTCAAAGAAACCCTATGGTTATATCCACCAACACCATTGTTATTACCTCATGGGGCATCATCAGATTGCAGCATCAATGGCTACTACGTACCAAAAGGAGCTGATGTGTTTCTTAATGTGTGGAAGCTACATAGAGATCCAAGTATTTGGTCGGAGCCTGAAAAGTTTTCACCGGAGAGGTTTATTAATGGCGATGGAGAAGTCGATGAAGGTCACCATTTTGAGTACCTTCCTTTTGGGTTAGGGAGAAGGGCTTGTCCTGGATTCACATTAGCAACACAAGTGATTCTTATCACAGTTGCACGTTTGCTTCAAGGGTTTGATTTTCATTTGTTTATGGATGAACCTGTTGACATGAGAGAAGGTTTTGGCCTAACTTTGCTGAAGTTAAATCCATTGCAAATTTGTCTCACTCCACTTGTTACCACTGAACTCTATCAGTcacatatttattaa